In Nematostella vectensis chromosome 3, jaNemVect1.1, whole genome shotgun sequence, the genomic window ATCAACAACTGGTGCGCCGGTGACTAAACTCTCGGACATACGTGTTATAGCGAGATCGAGAATATGCCCGTCTTGGTGAGTCGGCTGGTCTACATGTTGCACTAGACCCAAGGCTCTTAGTGTTTCCAAGAATTTTTGGGCGTTTTTCGTTTGGCTCGTCGACGTGTAGTTTAAAGTCACCGGTTATAAGTAGGTTTTCTTTGCATAACAACAGGCTCTCTAAGTATTCAGGGAACTCCGAGAGGAAGACGCTTGTCGGGACACGATGAGCCTCTGAGTAGGGTGGTCTGTATATGACAATAACCCGCAGGTTATAGGAGGATGACTTCACAAGTAACTCTGAGAACTCAAACGACTCACGCGAACTAATGCCAGACTTAACCGTAGACACGTCAAGTGAGTCTCGGTACAGTAGTCCAGTACCGCCACCACGTCGGTTTGGCCTTGATTGTAAGACGCAACTATAACCTTGCGGGCACATCTCCGTCTTCACAGCCAAGTCACTTGGCGACAACCAATGTTCCGTTAGAGCCATTAAATCCACGCTGTGATCACATATGTAATCATTGATCACGGTTGTTTTGTTCCTGACCGACCGAGCATTGATGTGGCAGAACACCATCTGCTTATGTGGCTTTATGTTACCAGGAACGCGATTTATTTTGATTAGATTGTTAGTGTCCCGCCAGATGCACTGCTGCTTTGCAAACCGTTGAGCTGTTTGCGAGGGAGTAGTTAATGGAATGCGACTCGTGTTAACTCGTCCGGTAGTGTGACTCCATTGTCTATTGGTAGTATTCTTTAGGGAGCCGTCATCGTGTCCCAAAGGACCTGGGTTGAGCTGAAACACGAGATCGCCCTCAAGCTGCACGCGGAATGTAGCGGTAGTGTTGGGGTAATACAAGCATGGCCGGCTACACCTCTTTGCACGTGAGAAGCCAAACATCGCAAACTTCCAGCGCGATAATGTAAATTCGGTGCCAACCAGGTTGATCCCGAACGAAAAATTGCTCTGAACGCCGAAGAAACCCGTCCCAACTAACCAATTCCGCGCTCCGGCGATTGTCAGAAACAGCAACAGAGTGCTTGTAGACAGAAATAAGGCCATAGTGACTCGCAGGCTAAGTAAAATTGAGAAAAATGCAAAGCTTCAAGAAATACGTCCGCCACGGTCGGAGGCACGCACGtctacataaaaaaaagcatattGATATATCAATCACAGTTCcagtaattattttaatatagaaaaatattttatcgaGCGCTAACAATATCAAGGAggttgtctttaaaatgaaatACTTTATTCAGCCGAATGACTGAAACAAAAGGCCCACATAATAAAAACTAACCGTTTAGAATTAAAATTACTTGGATTAAAATCACTAATTGAGAACGGGATAATCAAATCAATCCTTTTCGCGGCTTTATATCTGCAATCAAACCAAAAACAAACTATGGGCGCAGGGTGATACGGAACTATTCCCACGTACTCCGGGAAGCCTGAAAAACTAAAAGCAATGTAAATCGAAAAAATCGCATcaagtcagaaaaaaaaaccatacaCATTAACAGACATTCTCTTTTCTAAGCATTCGTACAAATATGagaacatttttttgtttaaagagGTATCAATTAGATTAATCATGGATTAATAATGGATTGAACTAGGACTGCTACGGAACTGGTTATTGTACTGTACCCCTAAAACTaccaaacacaaaaaaaatacaaatgacCCCACAAGCAAAAATTTCTAATGAAAAACCCATTTTCTCTCAGATAACCTCTCAAAATACACGAGGCCCGATACATAAGCCCGACTTTGGACCCAAAAAAATAAGACGAGCATTGCCAGgtcgacatgggaagaacTTCCCCGGGGCTCTATTTTCTCaaataagattactttgaTCATGGAGTATCATGCTTGATGGACGTGTGCACGTTTTCATCACCTCTCGCATCATATAAAACCTATCTGTGTTTCAAATAATTGCTCCTCTCCAAATAGGTGGCCCTTGTAGAATTAGGTCCCCCTTCACGACCCAAAATGATAAAGCGACAGAACCAATGATTGCGTCAACAATGCGGCATTATAAAAGAGAACACGCACTGCGCGCGCACAGACAAAGGCTCTCAAGTTGAGGATCGTTAGCCTAAATGCAGGTACAAATATTTCTATACGCGTTGCAAACAAAAGAGATACGTGTATCTATGACTACTTGATGTACAATATAATCGGCGCCAACGAAAGCAAAACTTTATGTCGAATTTTCTGGCTGCTATAACTATGAAGTAATACTTATAAGACTTACAGACTTCATAGAacacaaaaaaatgtgttGTTACCTGACCTGGGCATAAAGTTGGTCAATTTTaatgtatatactgtatagaAGAACTGAAAAGGTTTAAAAAGGGTCAACATCTAGTTTGCGTATTATCAaggaaaataggaaaatataaatattcatattagagTTTCTTACGAGCGATACATAAAGCTGTGCAAAAGAAGGTATCTAAATTCCGCTTATTGAGTAAGCAATTGTCAATTAAAAACTCGTGAAGTAAGCCCTTTAAAACACGCTAATAATCCCAGATTCAAACTTGTTAAATCTGCGTAGCAGTCCATACTGACCGGTAAAGCTAATCTATTGTATAACCACGTTAGGGGTACCACAATAAGCGCTTGAGTCTAGAGCCATCTACATCACAGCAACCCCGAGTAAGCACAGATGACTGGGGCGGAAGACGGTTCACTGTTTTCGCTCGTGAGACCAAGCCAAGTGACCTACTCATCCCCTCTATTCTGGTGACGCTACTGTGTTTCTGGCCCACGGGGGTTATTGCCGTATGGAAATCAGTAGAGGTTAGACGAAACCGCATGCTATCAGTGCAATTATTGGGTAAAACATGTACAACTAAAGCAATAACGGGAATTTAGTTGAGTATTCACTGAGCTTTTATAGGGAGGAAAAGATGAAGTTATCAAGGGTCCTTTGTGTTTAAACTCTAGTGTTTTGTACCCTCTGTAGTAAAAGAGTTTAACTCATTAACCCCTATACTGGCCAAAACCGACCATGAAATGAATGAAAAAGAACAATTCGAgattaacaaataaaaaataacaatggtgtttatttcttctaaaaactgcaatatatctatatatagcTTTCTGTTTCTGTTAGAGTCGTCAAGCAATGAAGAATGGCGAGTTCAAGAAAGCACATATCAGCGCTGACGTGGCGAAATCCGTGGTGTTGTTTTCTGTAGGGCTGGGACTAGTTCAGATTGTTGTTATGGTGACAGTGGTAATGCTTCAGCTACACGTGTTCCAGAAATATGCGACAACGGACTATGCAATGAATACTAGTCATTGAAATTAAATTGAAAACGCATATAGTAtataattaatattttttaatgacaTTTGGAAAACAATATTAAGCTGGATAAGAAAGTCAAGTGTGTAAAAGTCGTAAACAACAGAATGATGTCAGTGAACCAACAGCCCATCTTCCATCGTTATCCAACACACCATAGCAGCATGCAAACAGAAAAACACTGTGTTTAACCAACCTTGTTGGCAACAAGGTTTTCGCTAATCCCTAATAATCCTGGGGATCCCAGGGTATTTCAGTCCATGCAGTTAGCGAATGGAGGGCCACATCTCGAGCATTGCCTCCCAACATTTGTTGATTGTAAACAAAAGGTTGGTTAGCTCTATTCTCGAAGATATGTAATCCGCTGATTTTTTACACAAAACTTTATGGTTGCTGAGATGTTTTCATCATATGATTTCATATGAGTTTATATCAGGTAGGATGAATATCATCTTTTTGAGCCCCGTATCCTCTTGATGTCATCTTTGCTAAGTCTTTGAACACCCCCTTTGTATTTTCCAAGTGCCAAGTCAAACCCTTTGCTGGAGTTATCAGTCCACCATCCGCCGACCCTGAAACAAACAGTAGAGAGTCGATGTAGGGCTGACAAAAATGAAGAAAGTTGTTGTGAAAACTTAtcagagagaaaaaagaattTAACAAGGAATTTATGAGTAGCGAGGAAGGGCAGGAAACATTCATACTGATGGAGCGAATGAGAATTATGTTGGCAAGCAGGGATGGTGGATTGATGGCTTTCATAAATGCTTGCTTCAAATAATTTCCACCCCTTATTAGCCATTAAAGACACATTGGTTAAATTCAATGACTTCACTGCTCTGTCCATTGTTTCCTTTAAAAAGCACTCATTGCCTCTCAAATGTTTTAAGTACagttatacttttttttgtatgtaCATGTATCTCTTCTTTTTATACTATACTCTTTTTTGTATATATGTTTATACTAtaccctttttgttctttcggaggtgattagttttttatcattgaaCTCCCTTCTTCCCACTCCCCCCcctggaaaaattaggtccactttttcagatttcgcaccccccaagaaaaatcctgggtacgggcctgactATGCTTACTTGTTTGATGTGTTTGTCTTGTCTTTCTTGTTCGCTTTCTTCTTTGTTGCCATGCCCATTGCACGGTCCTGTGACATTAttcaataaatgtttttcataTAACTAGCAACCCTCGATTCTTTAGGTAATTTTTTCCTCAACATTTTTAACATAAACAATTCCTTAAAACACCTTCTTTGACAGGCCAAACAATAATCACCATTACTCTAGGGCTCTTACATATAAATCTCAGTTGTTCAGCTGGCCCTCATTTTAGGGTGCTTTTGTGTGCTGGTCCATTCTGCCTAATATGCAACCGGCTCAAGACAAACTTTTCTTAAGGTGTTCCTTGCAGTCTTGACAGTTGTacaatcattttatttattaaaaaaatataagccTGGCTTATAATTTTGCTCAGAATTGACACAGGAAATGGTGACAAAATAGTCTGGTTCAACAAAAAGAGTTAAAGTCTTAccattgtttcttttttcttttctctttgtAGCTTCACTTTATTGACAGACATTAATATCTTATAAGGAAGCTTTTGCCCTTTTGGAGCCTAGTGGGATCAaacaaagagaaaataaacataCAGAATTAAAAGATAGTGATAATGTAAaagaataaacaaacattgtACCTTAGCACCAAGTGACTGGGCTTTCTGCTGCTCATATTTCCTTCTTTCTTTCTTACTAAACCCAGTCATTCCTTGAACAAAATGATCAAATAATTATCAGTGGTGTAACAGGGTTTAAAAGGGCTCGATGTAAATTTAACATGCTCTGACCAATTTGTACTTAGGTAATCCAGCAGTCCCATTTCAACTCAGTCCGTTTTCTCCGTTTTCTGGGTTGTCCTGATTTAAATCTTAGGCAAATGCTAGATCAATTTTCACTTGTTGATAAATATTACTTACCAAATTCTTTAACATCTCTGGCCATGGATAAGAAATCTGACTGGTCTTCATCACTTGACTGGTTTTCTGTCATTCCTCTTGGCCTCTGTCTGCTGTCTCTGTGACTTTCCCTGATTTTGTTTGACTTTCCTGGCTCATTGAACTCAATTATTATGGGTGGGGGCCTATGTGGTCTCCTGATAGGATCACCTGTTGGAAGCAAATATGACTACTTGAGTCTTGGTGTAGAGCTTACCTCAAAGAAGTTATTTTTCTAGTTACCAACAAAAGCAATGGATGCCATAagtaaaagaagcaaaaaagtACTGTAGTAAAGAATCTCGCTTACCAGAATTAGTACAAGCcttggaaatattctgctgagcaaaacaacaaaaatttgGTTTGCACTAAATAAAATActcaattttgattttcatttCAGAATACTTACATTGCTTTTTTCACAACttgatttcttcttttttgctttttgcaaaTTGGTAGGATCAGTTTGTTTCCTCTAAAGACAAGAAAACCTTATGGtaatgtaatgaaaattagacACCTCCTTGGCTCCTAGGTTTAGAAACAGCTGAAAAACTTAGGATATTAACATACTCTACAGTAAGAAATGTAGTTAAAGAGTTTACAAGGCAAATGTGTTGTTCTCAATTAACCATTAAAGAGTTTTCACACCGTTATTTGgtggaaaacggctgaaatatATCAGACAAAACACATTTTCACAAGCTTGAATTTAATTCGCATTCCAatttaattgttttcttttcatcGTCTTAATTGTTGTCCTATGTAGTTTCTTAAGCTCCCTGCTGTTTTTAGATCAGACCAGATTACACACTTTCTCAGAATCTTTTTGATACGGCCCgtactataccttctttttctcGACTCTAGTTCTTTCTCCGTCGTTAAGCGCTACTTCTTTTCTGTCtaaaatgaaatataaatatttcttATAAAGATTATACAGTACTTGAATTAAGATATTATTATCTAAGCATTAAGAGGTAAAGAAGATACAAACAACGTGCCATGTGTTTGTGTATTCGTGTTATTGAAGTTCAAAACACTTTCGATCATAAATCTCCAGCAAATCTTACCTAATGCTTTTAGGTTTTTGTATAGAGCTTCCCGAATTTCATCTCCATTGACGTCTTCCTTCATATTTacctcagtttttttttacaacaaaTATAAGATAAAAAGTCACGCTTCTtcgtccgccatattggaattTTACCGGCTGAGGTGACTGGGTCCGACTAACAACTCGAGAGATCTGGGGGGTAGGGGTTagtaatattttgtttttgtttttttatttgtatcgATCGTTACAAAAAACTTGCCAAATGGATACGTAAAAGTATTCCAAAAATATCATAGAATAcctattcattttttttctaataaagCCTCATAGCTCATTTTTTAGcataataattatatttgtTTAGTAAGTAGGATTTTGAGCCTGTTTTTGCGCTCAGCGGCTCATACCTAATTCCCAGTCTCCTTTCATCTATTCCAGAGGAAGACGGAAGAGATGGCGTCCGATCTTTTGATACCTGGAGTTATTGCTGCGTTAGCGCTGGTCTTTCTTGTCCTTTCTTTTATTGGCTACAAACTGAAGATTCACCTAAAGTTTCTCTACAAGGTTTGTTAACGAAATTGGCTATTAGGTTGTTCAGAATTATATTGCATGTGTCAACATTCGAGATAGTAGCGCGCCTCCCCCTGTCATGTGACTGTGTTGGGCAATGATATctactttttgtaaaaaaaaagtaactcTAGCGCGATCCTTAGCCCATCTGATTCGAGCGATTTTGAATTTTAGAATTATTTGCAATGTTTGGAATTTTGATGAATAATTCTTATTTACTTATTGCCCCCTCATTTACTGAATATCTTTGT contains:
- the LOC5500098 gene encoding uncharacterized protein C1orf131 isoform X2, which translates into the protein MKEDVNGDEIREALYKNLKALDRKEVALNDGERTRVEKKKRKQTDPTNLQKAKKKKSSCEKSNNISKACTNSGDPIRRPHRPPPIIIEFNEPGKSNKIRESHRDSRQRPRGMTENQSSDEDQSDFLSMARDVKEFGMTGFSKKERRKYEQQKAQSLGAKAPKGQKLPYKILMSVNKVKLQREKKKETMDRAMGMATKKKANKKDKTNTSNKVGGWWTDNSSKGFDLALGKYKGGVQRLSKDDIKRIRGSKR
- the LOC116611791 gene encoding proline-rich transmembrane protein 1, whose translation is MQGYHNKRLSLEPSTSQQPRVSTDDWGGRRFTVFARETKPSDLLIPSILVTLLCFWPTGVIAVWKSVESRQAMKNGEFKKAHISADVAKSVVLFSVGLGLVQIVVMVTVVMLQLHVFQKYATTDYAMNTSH
- the LOC5500098 gene encoding uncharacterized protein C1orf131 isoform X1; translation: MKEDVNGDEIREALYKNLKALDRKEVALNDGERTRVEKKKRKQTDPTNLQKAKKKKSSCEKSNQNISKACTNSGDPIRRPHRPPPIIIEFNEPGKSNKIRESHRDSRQRPRGMTENQSSDEDQSDFLSMARDVKEFGMTGFSKKERRKYEQQKAQSLGAKAPKGQKLPYKILMSVNKVKLQREKKKETMDRAMGMATKKKANKKDKTNTSNKVGGWWTDNSSKGFDLALGKYKGGVQRLSKDDIKRIRGSKR